A single genomic interval of Lentimicrobium saccharophilum harbors:
- a CDS encoding AsmA family protein gives MQESSRHNRRTIKIAAAIAAFLVIGLVVLGIVSLTYGDKAKQLVVAEINKHLLAPAEVGEVEFTLFRNFPDASVVFRQVAIKPPAGAENTPGLLHARAVSLRFGIFSLFTGEYRIRSIDINEASVTLWRDQNGRNNYEIWKKSGGEEGEQVDFDIQRVVMRKSKVYYRDLVDGNDLAVDISYITLKGKISGAVVEAGLSGNVTAERLLIGSDDYSLKEPIDLHAAVILDQDAGTINITRAGIHAGGEDFSLNGLLSYGKPVNAMDLVLFVKQADIEQLIALIPERFTASLKDYRPGGRLTAELRVKGNYGGNKLPLLTAGFSVKKGSLAHLQHKTRLSGITAMGSYTARTSNRTDRLELTEFAGSAGKGNFRGKLLLENTGRPQVSLTLSALLFLDEIEAFMPEGQITDARGKLVADISYEGSFDAAARVPEKASGLVSLADADFVLVQDGRRITDLNAALELQNGSVMVDRLSLRTGRSDLSLSGNFRNLAAFLFQEDQSLFFDADVRSERLCLEDIAPASAAPATGVGQPGNPATGIFPERVGFNAAISCDLFTYRDFSAEKVSGRLSLDNRVLRVDSFSMKAMDGDVSGSGVLNNRYGSHAQMVCNASLKNVDIRRLFREFGDFGQTSLQSRHLKGRADAEVQYGATMNNRFETDAASVSAIADLEIRDGELVGFEPFQELSRFLDAGELMNVKFSTLKNRIEIARKTVMIPEMEVKSSVMGLKGYGSHTFGNDIDYHLNLLLSEIGRNKKRRNPAPSGAYETAEGGNTRLFLHLTGTVDEPVFRYDSQAVVKKMADDFKNQKQELRQALRSEFGKDRNAPTKDKKASEVKFEIEWDED, from the coding sequence ATGCAAGAATCATCCCGGCATAACAGGCGAACCATAAAGATTGCTGCAGCAATTGCGGCTTTTCTGGTTATTGGTTTGGTGGTTCTTGGGATTGTTTCTCTTACTTATGGAGATAAAGCCAAACAATTGGTGGTCGCTGAAATCAACAAGCACCTGCTGGCCCCGGCCGAAGTCGGGGAAGTGGAGTTTACCCTGTTCAGGAATTTTCCGGACGCCTCCGTTGTATTCAGGCAGGTTGCCATAAAACCTCCTGCCGGGGCAGAAAATACACCAGGGCTGCTCCATGCAAGGGCTGTCTCCCTCCGTTTTGGTATTTTCAGCCTGTTTACCGGGGAATACCGCATCCGGAGTATTGACATCAATGAGGCTTCGGTGACACTCTGGCGCGATCAGAATGGCAGGAATAACTATGAAATCTGGAAAAAGAGTGGCGGTGAAGAGGGGGAACAGGTTGATTTCGACATTCAGCGCGTGGTAATGCGCAAATCAAAGGTTTACTACCGCGATTTGGTTGACGGTAACGACCTTGCAGTGGACATCAGCTATATTACCCTGAAAGGAAAGATTTCAGGAGCGGTGGTGGAGGCCGGTCTTTCAGGAAACGTTACGGCCGAAAGGCTGCTTATAGGTTCCGACGACTACTCGCTGAAGGAGCCCATCGATCTTCACGCCGCTGTGATCCTTGACCAGGATGCCGGAACTATTAATATCACGCGAGCAGGTATACATGCAGGGGGAGAAGATTTCAGTCTGAACGGCCTGTTGTCATACGGAAAGCCGGTCAATGCGATGGATCTGGTCCTGTTCGTAAAGCAGGCTGACATTGAGCAACTGATTGCCCTGATACCGGAGCGGTTTACAGCTTCCCTGAAGGACTACCGGCCGGGTGGAAGACTCACAGCGGAACTTAGGGTAAAAGGCAATTACGGTGGAAACAAATTGCCTTTACTGACAGCCGGTTTTTCTGTCAAAAAGGGCAGCCTCGCCCATCTGCAGCACAAAACCCGGCTTAGCGGAATAACAGCTATGGGCAGTTATACGGCCAGAACCAGCAACCGGACAGATCGCCTTGAGCTTACTGAATTCGCAGGATCAGCGGGAAAAGGAAATTTCAGGGGAAAGCTGCTGCTCGAAAACACCGGCAGGCCACAGGTGAGCCTGACCCTCAGTGCTTTACTTTTCCTGGATGAGATTGAAGCCTTTATGCCTGAAGGACAGATTACGGATGCCCGCGGAAAACTGGTGGCTGACATCAGCTACGAAGGGAGCTTTGATGCCGCTGCCAGGGTGCCTGAGAAGGCTTCGGGTCTGGTGAGCCTGGCGGACGCGGACTTTGTGCTTGTGCAAGACGGGCGAAGGATAACAGATCTCAATGCCGCTCTTGAACTGCAGAACGGCTCGGTAATGGTGGACCGGCTCAGTCTGAGAACCGGCCGGAGCGACCTCAGCCTGTCGGGAAATTTCCGCAATCTGGCCGCTTTTCTTTTTCAAGAGGATCAATCCCTGTTTTTTGATGCCGATGTTCGTTCGGAAAGGCTCTGCCTTGAAGATATTGCACCGGCTTCGGCGGCACCCGCGACCGGGGTGGGGCAGCCCGGTAATCCCGCAACAGGGATTTTCCCCGAAAGGGTAGGATTCAATGCTGCGATTTCATGTGATTTGTTTACCTACCGGGATTTCAGCGCCGAAAAGGTCAGCGGCAGGTTAAGCCTGGACAACAGGGTGCTGAGGGTTGACTCCTTTTCGATGAAAGCCATGGATGGAGATGTCAGTGGCAGCGGGGTGCTCAACAACCGGTACGGCAGTCATGCCCAGATGGTTTGTAATGCCTCATTGAAAAATGTGGATATCCGGCGACTGTTCAGGGAATTCGGAGATTTCGGGCAAACCAGCCTGCAGAGCCGTCACCTGAAAGGCCGGGCCGATGCCGAAGTTCAGTACGGGGCTACCATGAATAACCGTTTCGAAACGGATGCCGCCTCGGTGAGTGCCATCGCCGACCTTGAAATCAGGGACGGGGAACTGGTCGGATTTGAACCTTTTCAGGAATTGTCGCGCTTTCTGGATGCGGGCGAACTGATGAATGTGAAGTTTTCCACCCTGAAAAACCGCATTGAAATAGCACGCAAAACGGTGATGATTCCTGAAATGGAAGTGAAATCGTCGGTCATGGGCCTGAAGGGTTATGGATCACACACCTTTGGCAACGACATCGACTACCATCTGAATCTGCTGCTTTCGGAGATAGGAAGGAACAAAAAACGACGCAATCCGGCACCTTCCGGTGCCTATGAAACAGCTGAAGGCGGAAATACCCGGCTTTTCCTGCACCTTACCGGAACGGTTGACGAGCCGGTGTTTCGTTACGACAGCCAGGCAGTGGTGAAAAAAATGGCAGATGACTTTAAAAATCAGAAACAGGAACTCAGGCAGGCCCTGAGGTCGGAGTTTGGGAAAGACCGTAATGCACCAACAAAGGATAAAAAGGCCTCAGAAGTAAAGTTTGAAATAGAATGGGACGAAGACTGA
- the dxs gene encoding 1-deoxy-D-xylulose-5-phosphate synthase: protein MTPQIPLKLLNKINSPADLRLLREDELPLLCSEIRQFIIEVISSNPGHLGASLGAVELAVAIHYAFNTPVDKLIWDVGHQAYAHKIITGRRDAFHTNRTYGGISGFPKMSENEYDAFGVGHSSTSISAALGMATAARLLNGNNEQHIAVIGDGAMTGGMAMEALNNAGVSNTNLLVILNDNGIAIDKNVGALREYLLDIVTSRAYNKLKDKVWKMMGGNTSYGKNSRAVVKQIGNALKSTILNKSNLFEAFNFRYFGPVDGHDVVRLTKLLHDIRNIPGPRLLHVITVKGKGFEKAEQDQILYHSPGMFDKTTGEIIEKPCKSLPPKYQHVFGKTIIELAEKNPKIVGVTPAMPSGCSLNMMMSVMPHRAFDVGIAEQHAVTFSAGMAARGLIPFCNIYSSFMQRAYDQVIHDVALQGLQVVFCLDRGGLVGEDGPTHHGAYDLAYFRAIPGLTIAAPMNEAELRHLMYTAQLDGKGPFVIRYPRGRGLSTDWKKPFMEITAGTGRKLRDGEGVAILSIGHPGNFAAEACDILQRDGILAGHYDMRFLKPLDEQLLHGVFKKYNRIVTVEDGTINGGLGSAVLEFMAAGNYQARVVRLGIPDEFITQGKPEELYALCGFDTDGIVRTVRSMLNS from the coding sequence ATGACGCCACAGATACCGCTAAAACTGCTGAATAAAATCAATTCCCCGGCCGATCTCCGCCTGCTCAGGGAAGATGAACTACCGCTGCTCTGCAGCGAGATCAGGCAGTTTATCATCGAGGTGATCTCTTCCAATCCGGGTCATTTAGGCGCCAGCCTGGGGGCTGTTGAACTGGCCGTGGCCATCCATTACGCTTTCAATACTCCTGTGGATAAACTGATCTGGGATGTCGGTCATCAGGCTTATGCGCATAAAATCATTACCGGAAGAAGGGATGCTTTCCATACCAACCGTACCTACGGGGGCATTTCCGGATTCCCGAAAATGAGTGAAAACGAGTACGATGCCTTCGGCGTTGGCCATTCTTCCACTTCCATCTCTGCTGCACTGGGCATGGCTACAGCCGCCAGGCTGCTGAACGGGAACAATGAACAGCACATCGCCGTGATCGGAGACGGAGCCATGACCGGCGGCATGGCCATGGAGGCCCTCAACAACGCCGGTGTCTCCAATACCAACCTGCTGGTAATCCTCAACGACAACGGCATCGCCATTGACAAGAATGTGGGCGCCCTGCGCGAGTACCTGCTCGATATTGTCACTTCCAGGGCCTACAACAAGCTGAAAGACAAGGTCTGGAAAATGATGGGCGGCAATACCAGCTACGGCAAGAATTCACGGGCCGTGGTAAAGCAGATCGGGAATGCCCTGAAAAGTACCATCCTCAATAAAAGTAACCTGTTTGAAGCGTTCAATTTCAGGTATTTCGGCCCGGTCGACGGCCACGATGTGGTGAGGCTTACCAAACTGCTGCACGACATCCGCAATATCCCCGGTCCGCGCCTGTTGCACGTAATTACCGTCAAGGGAAAGGGTTTCGAGAAGGCGGAACAGGATCAGATACTGTATCATTCTCCGGGAATGTTTGACAAAACCACCGGGGAAATCATCGAAAAGCCCTGTAAAAGCCTGCCTCCGAAGTATCAGCATGTTTTCGGGAAAACCATTATTGAGCTGGCGGAGAAGAATCCTAAAATTGTCGGGGTCACCCCGGCCATGCCCTCGGGTTGTTCGCTTAACATGATGATGAGCGTGATGCCCCACCGGGCTTTTGATGTGGGAATTGCCGAGCAGCATGCCGTAACTTTTTCGGCCGGTATGGCCGCACGCGGACTGATCCCCTTCTGCAATATTTATTCATCCTTTATGCAAAGGGCTTACGATCAGGTAATTCACGATGTAGCGCTGCAGGGTTTGCAGGTGGTGTTCTGCCTCGATCGCGGCGGTCTGGTCGGTGAAGACGGGCCCACGCATCACGGCGCTTACGACCTGGCATACTTCCGGGCCATTCCCGGGCTTACCATTGCCGCACCCATGAACGAAGCGGAACTTCGTCACCTGATGTATACCGCTCAGCTCGACGGCAAAGGTCCTTTTGTAATCCGCTACCCTCGGGGCAGGGGACTTTCCACCGACTGGAAGAAACCGTTTATGGAAATCACTGCCGGTACCGGTCGTAAACTGCGCGATGGCGAAGGTGTGGCCATACTGTCGATCGGCCATCCGGGTAATTTTGCCGCCGAAGCCTGTGACATTCTTCAGCGCGACGGTATTCTGGCCGGCCATTACGATATGCGCTTCCTCAAACCCCTTGACGAACAGTTGCTGCACGGGGTGTTTAAAAAGTACAACCGCATTGTTACCGTTGAAGACGGAACCATCAACGGCGGACTGGGCAGCGCGGTGCTTGAGTTTATGGCCGCCGGTAACTATCAGGCCAGGGTCGTACGGCTGGGCATCCCCGATGAATTTATCACCCAGGGAAAACCGGAAGAGTTGTATGCCTTGTGCGGATTTGATACTGACGGTATTGTCAGGACCGTGAGGAGTATGCTGAACAGCTGA